One stretch of Leadbetterella byssophila DSM 17132 DNA includes these proteins:
- a CDS encoding cupin-like domain-containing protein, producing MQLKPIEVVSNISKEEFVKKYYLPQRPVLMKGLTDQWNHKWTFDHIKKLAGDQTIPLYSNARTKGNKSTYEPVTTMNFGEYLDIMRSGPTDLRIFFYTIKDHCPALLDDFEYPPIGLKYFKRLPALFFGGSDSKVFAHYDIDLPDNLHIHFEGHKRVLLFDPSQSTALYKVPFSIHNAEGIDLDQPDYEKYPALRLVKGLEAHMEHGDALYMPSRWWHYIVYKDPGFSMTLRSLPLGPKGKLGMLYNVFFMRMIDNLMRKIQGQKWIDYKNEWAIRRTHKKLGIS from the coding sequence ATGCAACTCAAACCTATTGAAGTAGTTTCAAATATCAGTAAAGAGGAATTTGTTAAAAAGTATTATTTGCCGCAAAGACCCGTACTAATGAAGGGTTTAACGGATCAATGGAATCATAAATGGACTTTTGATCACATCAAAAAATTAGCTGGTGACCAAACCATTCCCCTATACAGTAATGCCAGAACTAAAGGGAACAAAAGCACCTATGAACCCGTGACCACTATGAATTTTGGAGAATATCTAGATATAATGCGTAGTGGTCCCACAGACCTCAGAATCTTCTTTTATACCATAAAAGACCACTGTCCTGCCCTTTTAGATGACTTTGAATACCCACCTATAGGTTTGAAGTATTTTAAGCGCTTACCGGCCTTGTTTTTCGGGGGATCAGATAGTAAGGTTTTTGCTCACTATGACATTGATTTGCCAGATAACCTGCATATCCATTTCGAAGGACATAAGAGAGTACTCCTATTTGATCCAAGCCAAAGTACAGCCTTGTACAAGGTCCCATTTTCCATTCATAATGCTGAAGGGATAGATCTGGATCAACCTGATTATGAGAAGTATCCTGCACTAAGGTTGGTAAAAGGACTTGAAGCCCATATGGAACATGGGGATGCATTGTATATGCCAAGCCGCTGGTGGCATTATATCGTCTATAAAGACCCCGGATTTTCTATGACATTAAGATCATTACCTTTAGGTCCAAAGGGAAAGTTAGGGATGTTGTACAATGTGTTCTTTATGCGAATGATTGACAACCTTATGCGTAAAATACAAGGGCAAAAATGGATAGATTACAAGAATGAATGGGCTATTCGGAGAACCCATAAAAAGTTGGGAATATCTTAA
- a CDS encoding patatin-like phospholipase family protein, with protein MIHRTKILPINGFKQEGYDKIWIKILSLRLMIRDRKISLVLGSGGARGLAHIGAIRAIEEQGGIIDEIVGSSIGALIGGIYAKGDLSIFEDWVTKLTNRDVLSLLDFTWQSTGVVKGQKILNTVKQLIPDAQIEDLPIPFAAVTTNLTKECDCCLESGSLYEAIRASISIPGVFTAVLQDEDKMVDGGVLNPLPLKYLKKRKENLVIAVNLEAPAEKREQIFRDNSMIAVLQHAYYVMRNQITQLTLDLYTPDYVVQIPRDISGIWDYDKAKFLIERGKELTYSALQVTPNSSCNSNLLK; from the coding sequence ATGATCCATAGAACAAAAATACTTCCAATAAATGGTTTTAAGCAGGAGGGTTATGATAAGATTTGGATCAAAATACTATCTTTGAGATTGATGATTAGAGACAGAAAAATTTCATTGGTTTTAGGTAGTGGAGGAGCTAGAGGACTAGCTCATATTGGGGCTATTCGAGCCATTGAGGAACAGGGTGGAATCATAGATGAAATCGTTGGCTCTTCTATAGGTGCATTGATAGGTGGGATCTATGCCAAAGGTGATTTGTCCATTTTTGAGGATTGGGTAACTAAGTTGACCAACAGAGATGTACTGAGCCTGCTTGATTTTACTTGGCAAAGCACCGGTGTGGTTAAAGGTCAAAAGATATTAAATACGGTTAAACAACTTATTCCGGATGCACAGATAGAAGACCTTCCCATTCCCTTTGCTGCGGTGACAACAAATTTGACGAAGGAGTGCGACTGCTGCCTGGAATCCGGTTCCTTGTACGAAGCCATTAGGGCATCCATTTCTATCCCCGGAGTTTTTACTGCAGTACTTCAAGATGAAGACAAAATGGTAGATGGAGGAGTTCTTAATCCTTTGCCCTTAAAATACCTGAAGAAAAGAAAGGAAAACCTGGTTATTGCAGTGAACCTGGAAGCTCCCGCAGAGAAAAGAGAACAGATCTTCAGAGATAATAGCATGATAGCAGTGCTACAACACGCCTACTATGTGATGCGTAACCAAATCACTCAGCTCACTTTAGACCTTTATACTCCGGACTACGTAGTCCAAATACCACGTGATATCAGTGGAATTTGGGATTATGATAAAGCAAAATTCCTCATAGAAAGAGGTAAAGAACTAACCTATTCGGCCTTACAAGTAACTCCTAATTCATCATGCAACTCAAACCTATTGAAGTAG
- the mfd gene encoding transcription-repair coupling factor, which translates to MNARDFLKIYSHDSFVQNVGDALGRTHHVRIQGLTGSLKSISTAALYENLKKFILVILEDREEALYFYNDLQNLYGYEAEEIAYFPASFKHESGEIENANIIQRSALLTRFSSTQPLLIVTYPEALVEKVVSKKSLVANTLKVKVGDTLDLNFVTELLDSYQFEKTDFVYEPGQFAVRGGILDVFSYSAEVPYRIELFGDEVESIRAFEAESQLSTQKTDQISITPNLQDKLQVEETVSFFNFLPSDALMAINDLSFILDRSDAYYQKVERRYEETGSGDINLNLPPHVTHMNSEEIKKEVAKHTTIEWGKSGYFTKAEVFEFESKPQPSFHKDFQLLNQNLTEKQVEGYSIFIASDSLKQLNRLETLFAEVNPQFKFTPLSANLREGFIDVQNKLLVYTEHQIFERFNRYKEKEKFNKSKALTLKELKTLQPGDFVTHVDYGIGRFAGMETIDVGGKKQEAIRLVYRDNDLLYVNIHSLHKISKYSGKEGEPPTMSKLGSGEWEVRKSKVKKQVKDIAKELIALYAKRREAPGFAFSPDNYLQIELESSFMYEDTPDQAAATAKVKADMEKPYPMDRLVCGDVGFGKTEVAIRAAFKAAVDGKQVAVLVPTTILALQHFRTFSERLSNMPVTVDYLNRFKTTKDTNKTLKDVKEGKVDILIGTQKLLSKSLQFKDLGLLIIDEEQKFGVKAKDRIKELKLNVDVLTLTATPIPRTLHFSLMGARDLSVIATPPPTRQTVETRVETFKEEIIRDAITYELNRGGQVFFVHNRVGDIDRIANIIYRLVPEAKIGVAHGQMEGEKLEKVMIRFIENETNILISTNIIESGLDIPNANTIIINQAHMFGLSDLHQMRGRVGRSNKKAFCYLLTPPLSSLTTDARKRMQTIEQFSDLGDGFKVAMRDLDIRGAGNLLGAEQSGFINDLGYEMYHKILDEAVSELKETEFRSLFEEELSEKNFKIEDCQIETDMQILIPDAYISNIAERLSVYNTIDTLKTEDELNKLKSSLIDRFGPLPDEVEELFKIVRIRWKAEFIGFEKLVLKNNKLKGYFVSEKHQSYYQNDKFGKILDFIKLNPKLAALKQVKDKLVFEVNDVKAIQQIDDLFDKIRIHIES; encoded by the coding sequence TTGAACGCACGCGATTTTCTTAAGATATACTCCCATGACAGTTTTGTGCAGAACGTAGGTGATGCACTGGGCAGGACTCATCATGTCCGTATTCAGGGTTTAACTGGAAGCTTAAAGAGCATTAGTACGGCGGCTTTGTATGAAAATCTTAAGAAATTCATACTAGTTATTTTAGAAGATAGAGAAGAAGCCCTGTATTTCTACAATGACCTTCAGAACCTTTATGGTTATGAGGCAGAGGAAATTGCCTACTTCCCCGCATCTTTTAAACATGAATCGGGTGAAATTGAAAATGCAAATATCATACAGAGATCAGCACTTTTGACTCGCTTCTCTAGTACACAGCCCTTATTGATTGTGACATATCCGGAGGCTTTGGTGGAGAAAGTAGTAAGTAAGAAGTCTTTAGTGGCAAACACCCTCAAAGTAAAGGTAGGAGATACTCTGGATTTGAACTTTGTCACTGAACTTCTGGATTCTTATCAATTTGAGAAAACAGACTTTGTATATGAACCCGGTCAATTTGCCGTTCGTGGCGGGATTCTTGACGTATTTTCGTATTCCGCTGAGGTTCCTTATAGAATTGAGTTATTTGGTGATGAAGTAGAAAGTATACGCGCCTTTGAAGCGGAATCTCAGTTATCAACCCAAAAGACGGATCAGATCAGCATTACGCCGAATCTACAGGATAAGCTGCAAGTAGAAGAAACCGTTTCTTTCTTTAACTTCTTGCCTTCAGATGCATTAATGGCTATAAATGATCTCAGTTTTATCTTAGACAGGTCAGATGCCTATTACCAAAAAGTAGAGAGAAGGTACGAAGAAACCGGTAGTGGAGATATTAATTTGAACCTCCCTCCTCATGTTACCCACATGAACTCGGAGGAAATCAAGAAGGAAGTAGCCAAACATACCACCATAGAATGGGGTAAAAGTGGATATTTTACTAAAGCTGAGGTTTTTGAGTTTGAGTCTAAACCACAGCCTTCTTTTCATAAAGACTTTCAATTATTGAATCAGAACTTGACAGAAAAGCAAGTGGAAGGATATTCCATTTTTATCGCTTCTGATTCATTAAAACAATTAAACAGGTTAGAAACACTCTTTGCGGAAGTCAATCCCCAGTTCAAATTTACTCCCCTTTCGGCTAATCTTAGAGAAGGGTTTATTGACGTCCAAAATAAACTCTTGGTATACACTGAACATCAGATCTTTGAAAGATTTAATAGATATAAAGAGAAGGAGAAATTTAATAAGTCTAAGGCCTTAACACTGAAAGAGCTCAAGACCTTACAACCCGGAGATTTTGTAACCCATGTGGATTATGGAATAGGACGTTTCGCCGGGATGGAAACCATAGACGTAGGAGGTAAAAAGCAGGAAGCTATCCGATTAGTCTACCGAGACAATGACCTCTTGTATGTGAACATTCACAGCTTACACAAAATTTCCAAGTATTCTGGAAAAGAAGGTGAGCCACCTACCATGAGTAAATTAGGCTCAGGAGAATGGGAAGTTAGAAAATCTAAGGTCAAAAAACAGGTAAAGGATATAGCCAAAGAGCTGATTGCCCTCTATGCGAAACGTAGGGAAGCACCTGGATTTGCCTTCTCTCCGGATAATTATCTCCAAATAGAGCTGGAATCTTCATTTATGTATGAAGACACTCCGGATCAGGCTGCAGCTACAGCTAAAGTCAAAGCAGATATGGAGAAACCCTATCCTATGGACCGTTTAGTATGCGGTGATGTAGGGTTTGGTAAGACGGAAGTGGCCATACGTGCTGCTTTTAAGGCCGCGGTGGATGGAAAACAGGTAGCAGTTTTAGTGCCCACGACTATCCTGGCCCTTCAACATTTCAGAACGTTCTCTGAACGTCTATCAAATATGCCGGTCACTGTAGATTATCTCAATAGATTTAAGACCACAAAGGATACGAATAAAACCCTTAAAGACGTGAAAGAGGGGAAAGTAGATATCCTAATTGGTACACAAAAGCTCTTGAGTAAGAGTTTACAGTTTAAGGATTTGGGACTTCTCATCATTGACGAAGAACAAAAATTCGGGGTGAAAGCAAAGGACAGAATCAAGGAATTGAAGCTAAACGTAGACGTCCTAACACTTACAGCCACCCCTATTCCGCGTACACTTCATTTCTCTTTGATGGGTGCCAGAGATTTATCTGTGATCGCTACTCCTCCTCCTACCCGACAAACCGTAGAGACCAGAGTAGAAACCTTCAAAGAAGAAATTATCCGTGACGCTATCACTTATGAATTAAACAGAGGTGGTCAGGTATTCTTTGTACATAACCGTGTGGGAGATATAGACAGAATAGCTAATATCATCTATCGATTGGTGCCGGAAGCAAAGATTGGCGTAGCGCACGGACAGATGGAAGGTGAAAAACTAGAAAAGGTGATGATCAGGTTCATTGAAAATGAAACCAATATCCTGATATCAACAAACATCATTGAATCAGGTCTGGATATTCCTAACGCAAACACCATCATCATTAACCAAGCCCATATGTTTGGTCTGTCAGACCTGCACCAGATGAGAGGTAGAGTAGGTAGATCGAATAAAAAAGCTTTCTGCTATTTATTAACTCCTCCCCTATCCAGCCTCACTACAGATGCTAGGAAGCGAATGCAGACCATTGAACAATTCTCTGATTTAGGAGATGGTTTCAAGGTTGCCATGCGTGACCTAGACATCAGAGGAGCAGGTAATCTTCTTGGCGCAGAACAAAGCGGATTTATCAATGATTTGGGGTACGAAATGTATCATAAAATCCTGGATGAAGCAGTTTCTGAATTGAAAGAAACCGAATTCAGAAGCTTATTTGAAGAAGAATTAAGCGAGAAAAACTTCAAAATAGAAGATTGTCAGATAGAGACGGATATGCAGATCCTTATTCCGGATGCCTACATATCCAATATCGCCGAGAGGCTTTCGGTTTATAATACCATTGACACTCTAAAAACAGAAGATGAGCTGAATAAATTGAAGTCTTCTTTGATAGATAGGTTCGGGCCATTACCAGATGAAGTAGAGGAGCTGTTTAAGATTGTAAGAATCAGATGGAAAGCCGAATTTATAGGATTTGAAAAATTAGTTTTGAAAAATAATAAACTAAAAGGCTATTTCGTTTCAGAAAAGCATCAATCCTACTATCAAAACGATAAATTTGGCAAAATTCTTGATTTCATTAAATTGAATCCAAAACTTGCTGCTTTAAAGCAAGTTAAGGATAAATTGGTGTTTGAAGTGAATGATGTGAAAGCTATTCAGCAAATAGATGACCTATTTGATAAGATAAGAATTCACATTGAAAGCTAA
- a CDS encoding TonB-dependent receptor gives MYIRLLIISILLLPTKVFAQQSHFSGKIVGDRQEPVAFATVVLEGTSFAVMSDDKGRFEFRNVPFGTYQLKITSLEIHTSSFKVQISKSEHKQDFSVKMRTENELSEVKVQGKTEKRQMETAGFTVSIIQTKEASLRSVTTNELLDRTVGVRVRQNGGMGSRVEYNLNGMSGSAVGIFLDGIEISTYGSSFNLNNIPPAMIERIEVYKGVLPAHLTGDYVGGAINVVLKKDASSNNITGAVSYGSFNTFQSDLSGSYRNTKSGFTLRGSAFYLHTDNSYTTWGKFSKYVHSDLTLERYYKAKRFNDEYESIGARVEMGYTGVKWADQFFLGYNVSDTYKEIPHGTTMARPYVGRFGEYQAHVVSLNYNKNNFLTRGMAMNINAVRSYRTTYIQDTVGQVYNWDGKPRMIIRNGVEIPVPPVAGMGQQGPKSITEVERWVTNSRANLAYTIVRGHRISFNHKLESTDRNDNDLLKPVNKDLVTTSAVMNNIFALNYEAQFFQNKLRTNVLGKYTTNRTIQTKPVIENDKINRVQNKSINRNKGYAATISYEIIPLLNLISSTENSYIMPTESQLYGDFENNILDNPGLIGEKNINYNLGFRYGSWDKGKHKLTLYANTFWRNGFNKITLQAVQDAIIPGRESDGDIEVTRYTNLQKTQSKGFEGEVIYAYDNKLHALFNFSKFNSLFKLKYDEKGRPHDLYNRQLPNEPFFTMNGSVQYRWKDLFMKKAYLTIYYSTGYVAPFNTVWMDSEWFTTPTQFYHDLGLSYRFPNQKFVASLDAKNILNAEIYDNFGVQKPGRSFSVKLNYTLSK, from the coding sequence ATGTATATACGACTACTGATTATTTCCATTTTACTATTACCAACTAAAGTATTTGCGCAACAAAGCCATTTTAGTGGTAAAATAGTAGGAGACCGTCAGGAGCCGGTAGCCTTTGCAACAGTAGTACTGGAAGGTACTTCTTTTGCTGTAATGAGTGATGATAAAGGAAGATTTGAATTTAGGAATGTTCCATTTGGCACATACCAATTAAAGATTACATCCTTAGAGATACACACATCCAGTTTTAAAGTTCAAATATCAAAATCTGAACACAAACAGGATTTTTCCGTGAAAATGCGTACGGAGAATGAATTATCTGAAGTCAAGGTTCAAGGGAAAACAGAGAAGAGACAGATGGAAACAGCCGGTTTTACTGTCTCCATTATTCAGACGAAAGAAGCTTCCTTACGAAGTGTGACCACCAATGAGCTATTAGATAGAACCGTAGGAGTTAGAGTTAGACAAAATGGGGGAATGGGCTCCCGTGTGGAATATAACCTGAACGGAATGTCAGGCAGTGCGGTAGGAATCTTTCTAGACGGAATTGAGATCTCTACTTACGGTTCTTCTTTCAACTTGAACAACATTCCTCCGGCCATGATAGAGCGAATAGAAGTATATAAAGGAGTACTTCCCGCACATCTTACCGGTGACTATGTAGGGGGAGCCATAAATGTGGTTTTAAAGAAAGATGCCTCATCCAATAACATCACTGGTGCAGTTTCCTATGGATCTTTTAACACTTTCCAGAGTGATTTATCCGGTTCTTATAGGAATACTAAGTCGGGATTTACTTTAAGAGGCTCTGCTTTTTACCTTCATACAGATAATTCATACACCACTTGGGGCAAGTTTTCCAAGTATGTTCATTCTGATTTGACTTTGGAACGATACTATAAAGCCAAAAGATTCAATGACGAATACGAATCCATTGGAGCTCGTGTAGAAATGGGATATACAGGAGTTAAATGGGCAGATCAGTTTTTCCTAGGTTATAATGTTTCTGATACCTATAAAGAGATACCTCACGGTACTACTATGGCGAGGCCGTATGTAGGTAGATTTGGTGAGTATCAAGCTCATGTAGTCAGCTTAAATTACAATAAAAACAATTTCCTGACCCGAGGTATGGCTATGAATATCAATGCTGTACGTAGTTATAGAACCACTTATATACAAGATACGGTAGGACAAGTGTACAACTGGGATGGAAAACCTAGAATGATCATTAGAAACGGCGTAGAAATACCCGTACCGCCTGTTGCAGGCATGGGCCAACAAGGTCCCAAAAGCATCACAGAAGTGGAAAGATGGGTTACGAATTCTCGAGCAAATTTAGCCTACACTATAGTTAGGGGACACCGTATTTCTTTTAACCATAAACTTGAATCTACAGACAGGAATGACAATGACCTATTGAAACCAGTAAATAAAGATCTGGTGACTACCAGTGCGGTCATGAATAATATCTTCGCTTTAAATTATGAGGCTCAGTTCTTCCAAAACAAACTTAGAACGAATGTTTTAGGCAAATACACCACTAACAGAACCATTCAAACGAAACCTGTTATTGAAAATGATAAAATAAACAGAGTTCAAAACAAAAGCATCAATAGAAATAAAGGTTACGCCGCTACTATATCTTACGAAATCATCCCGCTTCTAAACCTTATCAGCTCTACTGAGAATTCCTATATAATGCCTACAGAAAGCCAGCTCTATGGGGATTTTGAAAACAACATTCTTGATAACCCCGGCCTAATAGGAGAAAAGAATATCAATTATAACCTAGGATTCCGATACGGCTCTTGGGACAAGGGAAAACATAAACTAACCTTATACGCCAACACCTTCTGGAGAAATGGTTTCAATAAAATCACCCTTCAGGCTGTACAAGACGCCATTATTCCGGGTAGAGAAAGTGATGGAGACATTGAAGTTACACGATACACTAACCTTCAAAAAACGCAGTCAAAGGGCTTTGAAGGTGAAGTTATATACGCCTATGATAATAAGCTCCACGCTTTGTTCAATTTTTCAAAATTCAACTCTCTTTTTAAGTTAAAATACGACGAGAAAGGAAGGCCACATGACCTTTATAACCGTCAACTTCCTAACGAACCTTTCTTCACCATGAACGGAAGTGTGCAGTACAGATGGAAAGATCTTTTTATGAAAAAAGCGTACTTAACCATCTACTATAGTACGGGTTATGTGGCACCATTTAATACGGTTTGGATGGATTCTGAATGGTTTACTACACCTACCCAGTTTTACCATGATCTGGGACTCTCCTACAGATTTCCGAACCAAAAATTCGTAGCCAGTTTGGATGCAAAGAATATTCTAAATGCTGAAATATATGACAACTTCGGTGTTCAAAAACCGGGTAGAAGTTTCTCTGTTAAATTAAATTATACACTAAGTAAATGA
- a CDS encoding DEAD/DEAH box helicase — protein MALILQDNIVLLSRGIDFLELEVQDAMGNFLVTFAPSPSCNCSEPQPCPHIQAAMTWKDTQKKEVITSKEGKAYTRQGMIRRVLAERKKRADSEKYVLKKASNSHGEHKLITAGGKTYKLTLRTKDNGYCDCSDYATNKLGTCKHLMFAKKHLSVSDDAFPFLEIYLDPLNHYQITWFGPETLPLEQQKLIRLYFGNQKFIPEKQTLMFFGFIKEAKKFKNILIRPDVLEKIESEFEKQLLFQKEADTQLDFSLIKADLFEYQKEGIQFATFRKGAILADEMGLGKTIQAIGAAIYKKQLLGFKNCLIVCPASLKMQWKAEIEKFTSETVFLPADGKFQLKDIPSYFILLTYETIVKDISYLKEQGFDLIILDEAQRIRNFETQTSNAIKALQKNHALVLTGTPIENKLVDLYSITAFIDLKLLSPLWEFSYQHCYFDVENENKITGYYNLNSLKEKLQPILLRRERTEVMTQLNKRTIIDIPVEMHPVQREMHAQLAQKVSMIVSKKLKTPYDWQMLTQYLQKMRMLCDGVFLLDQEQDISPKLKELEEILLEKLDLKVQKVLIFSEWLAVLDKIAIILQRNEIDFAVLTGNVPVKSRQKLVDQFNTDQRCRVFLCTETAGSGLNLQSADTVINFELPWNPAKKNQRIGRIDRIGQKNSKLTIINLIMRDSIETKLIQGLKLKQDLFDSILETGNESDDVDLTEKAQFLQELEHAFAEQEHPKDEIQEILQKGIDFLSGIYKISTGKELNPEGCRLEKDIHTGEWVIRFKID, from the coding sequence TTGGCTTTGATTCTTCAGGATAACATAGTTCTACTCTCCAGAGGAATTGATTTTCTAGAGCTGGAAGTGCAGGATGCTATGGGTAATTTCCTGGTTACCTTTGCACCATCTCCCTCCTGCAACTGTTCTGAACCTCAGCCTTGCCCTCATATCCAAGCAGCGATGACTTGGAAAGATACCCAAAAAAAGGAAGTCATAACCTCTAAAGAAGGAAAGGCATATACCCGTCAGGGAATGATCCGACGCGTGCTAGCCGAACGAAAGAAACGTGCGGATTCTGAGAAATATGTACTAAAAAAGGCGTCAAACTCACACGGAGAACATAAACTAATCACCGCAGGAGGAAAAACCTATAAACTTACCTTAAGGACGAAGGATAATGGGTATTGCGACTGCTCCGACTATGCTACTAATAAACTGGGAACTTGCAAGCACCTCATGTTTGCCAAAAAACATTTGTCGGTATCTGATGATGCCTTCCCCTTTCTGGAGATATACCTAGATCCTCTAAATCATTACCAGATCACTTGGTTTGGCCCAGAAACGCTCCCTTTAGAACAGCAAAAATTGATTCGATTATACTTTGGTAACCAAAAATTCATACCCGAAAAGCAAACATTGATGTTTTTTGGCTTTATCAAAGAGGCAAAGAAGTTCAAGAATATTCTAATCCGCCCGGATGTACTGGAGAAAATCGAAAGCGAATTTGAAAAACAATTGTTGTTTCAAAAAGAAGCTGATACCCAACTGGATTTCTCTCTAATCAAAGCAGATTTATTCGAATATCAGAAAGAAGGGATCCAATTTGCTACCTTTAGAAAGGGCGCCATCTTGGCGGATGAAATGGGTTTGGGCAAAACCATTCAGGCCATTGGCGCAGCCATCTATAAAAAACAACTCCTGGGCTTCAAAAATTGCCTAATTGTTTGTCCTGCTTCCCTGAAAATGCAATGGAAGGCAGAGATTGAAAAGTTTACCAGTGAAACAGTCTTCCTGCCTGCTGACGGTAAATTTCAATTGAAAGATATTCCCTCCTACTTTATACTTCTAACGTATGAAACTATAGTTAAAGATATTTCTTACCTAAAGGAGCAGGGGTTTGATTTGATTATCCTGGATGAAGCACAAAGGATAAGAAACTTTGAAACCCAAACTTCAAATGCCATAAAAGCCCTACAAAAGAATCATGCTCTGGTTCTCACAGGTACACCCATTGAAAATAAACTGGTGGACCTTTATTCCATCACCGCTTTCATTGATCTAAAACTCTTGTCGCCCCTATGGGAGTTTTCTTACCAGCATTGTTACTTCGATGTTGAAAATGAAAACAAGATAACCGGGTATTACAACCTGAACAGTCTAAAGGAAAAACTGCAGCCTATCCTACTACGGAGAGAAAGAACAGAGGTGATGACTCAGTTGAACAAACGAACAATTATAGACATTCCGGTAGAAATGCATCCCGTTCAGAGGGAAATGCATGCCCAATTAGCCCAGAAGGTATCCATGATTGTCAGTAAAAAATTGAAAACTCCTTATGATTGGCAGATGTTAACCCAATATCTGCAGAAGATGAGGATGCTTTGCGACGGTGTTTTTCTCTTAGATCAGGAGCAAGATATATCTCCAAAATTAAAGGAATTAGAAGAAATTCTTCTAGAAAAGTTAGATTTAAAGGTTCAAAAGGTGCTCATCTTCTCCGAGTGGCTAGCGGTATTAGATAAGATAGCTATCATTTTACAAAGAAACGAGATAGATTTTGCCGTTTTAACTGGAAATGTACCTGTAAAATCTCGACAAAAGTTAGTAGATCAGTTTAACACAGACCAAAGGTGTAGAGTATTCTTATGCACAGAAACTGCCGGTTCGGGTCTAAACCTGCAATCTGCAGATACCGTTATAAACTTTGAACTTCCCTGGAATCCTGCAAAGAAAAATCAGAGAATAGGAAGGATTGATAGAATAGGTCAAAAAAATAGTAAGTTGACCATCATCAATCTGATCATGAGAGATTCCATTGAAACCAAGCTGATCCAAGGGCTAAAGCTCAAACAGGATTTGTTTGATAGTATCTTGGAGACGGGTAATGAGTCAGATGATGTAGACCTAACAGAAAAGGCTCAATTCCTTCAGGAATTGGAGCATGCATTTGCAGAGCAAGAGCACCCAAAAGATGAAATTCAGGAGATCTTGCAAAAGGGTATAGATTTCCTTTCAGGGATTTATAAGATTAGCACCGGAAAAGAGCTAAATCCGGAAGGATGTAGATTAGAAAAGGATATCCATACCGGAGAATGGGTTATCCGTTTTAAAATAGACTAA
- a CDS encoding PA0069 family radical SAM protein has product MDHLRTKGRGAQINTPNGFQSNRYELDETLSPKTKYFEEYPKKVVNFTDSPDLRAMIYVNPYQGCEHGCIYCYARNSHEYWGFSAGMDFESKIMIKRNAPELLEKTFLSKKWKPETISLSGNTDCYQPAERKYQLTRKMLEVCLKYGNPVSILTKNSMVLRDLDLLQSLNKKNLVHVLLSVTTMDEKLRLALEPRTSTAVKRFQTLKTLSDAGIPTGVMTAPIIPGLNDHEIPQLIQAAAEAGALYAGYTVVRLNGAIGPIFEDWIYQAFPDKAEKVLNQIKDCHGGKLNDSRFGVRMRGEGRFAENIRALHQVSIRKYMPDRKLPDLSKDHFQRPGQLSLF; this is encoded by the coding sequence ATGGATCATTTACGTACAAAGGGCAGGGGAGCGCAGATAAATACTCCAAATGGTTTCCAGTCTAATAGATATGAACTGGACGAAACCCTTAGTCCAAAGACGAAGTATTTCGAAGAGTATCCCAAAAAGGTAGTAAACTTCACCGATAGTCCGGATCTGCGAGCCATGATCTATGTAAATCCTTATCAGGGTTGCGAACACGGATGTATTTATTGTTATGCTAGGAATTCGCACGAGTATTGGGGATTTTCAGCAGGAATGGATTTTGAGAGTAAGATCATGATCAAAAGAAATGCTCCAGAACTATTGGAGAAAACCTTTTTATCCAAAAAATGGAAGCCTGAAACCATCAGTTTATCCGGCAATACGGATTGCTATCAGCCTGCAGAAAGGAAATACCAGTTGACTAGAAAGATGCTCGAAGTATGCCTGAAATACGGTAACCCCGTTTCTATCTTAACTAAAAACTCGATGGTTTTGAGGGACCTGGATTTACTGCAATCATTGAACAAAAAGAATTTGGTCCATGTGTTGCTTTCGGTAACTACTATGGATGAAAAGCTACGACTAGCTCTAGAACCTAGGACCTCTACTGCTGTAAAACGTTTTCAGACTTTGAAAACCTTATCGGATGCGGGAATTCCTACCGGTGTTATGACTGCTCCCATTATTCCCGGTCTAAATGATCATGAAATTCCTCAACTAATCCAGGCCGCTGCAGAAGCAGGTGCCTTATATGCGGGCTATACGGTAGTTAGGCTGAACGGAGCCATAGGTCCTATCTTTGAAGATTGGATTTATCAAGCATTTCCGGACAAAGCGGAGAAAGTGTTAAATCAAATCAAAGACTGTCATGGAGGAAAGCTTAACGATTCCAGATTTGGGGTAAGAATGAGAGGGGAGGGTAGATTTGCCGAAAATATTCGCGCACTCCACCAAGTTTCTATTCGAAAATATATGCCGGATAGAAAGCTTCCGGATCTAAGTAAAGATCATTTTCAGAGGCCAGGTCAACTTAGTCTATTTTAA